AGCCGTTCTTCGCCGACCCGCGCGAAGTGTTGCGCCAGGTCGTGGCCAAGTTCGACGAGCTGGGCCTGACCATCTGCGCGGCGTTCGAGCTGGAGTTCTACCTGATCGACCAGGAGAACGTGAACGGCCGGCCACAGCCGCCACGCTCGCCGATCTCCGGCAAGCGTCCGCACTCGACCCAGGTCTACCTGATCGACGACCTCGACGAATACGTCGACTGCCTGCAGGACATCCTCGAAGGTGCGAAAGAGCAAGGCATCCCCGCCGACGCCATCGTCAAGGAAAGCGCGCCGGCGCAGTTCGAAGTCAACCTGCATCACGTCGCCGACCCGATCAAGGCCTGTGACTACGCGGTCCTGCTCAAGCGCCTGATCAAGAACATCGCCTACGACCATGAGATGGACACCACCTTCATGGCCAAGCCTTACCCGGGCCAGGCGGGTAATGGCCTGCATGTCCACATCTCGGTCCTGGACAAGGATGGCAAGAATATTTTTGCCAGCGAGGATCCCGAGCAGAACGCCGCACTGCGTCACGCGATCGGCGGTGTGCTCGAGACCCTACCGGCGCAGATGGCTTTCCTCTGCCCGAACGTCAACTCCTACCGTCGTTTCGGCGCGCAGTTCTACGTGCCGAACTCGCCGAGCTGGGGCCTGGACAACCGTACCGTGGCCCTGCGCGTGCCGACCGGCTCCGCCGATGCGGTCCGCCTGGAGCACCGCGTGGCCGGCGCCGACGCCAACCCGTACCTGCTGATGGCTTCGGTCCTGGCGGGCGTGCACCACGGCCTGACCAACAAGGTCGAGCCACCGCCGCCAACCGAAGGCAACAGCTACGAGCAGAACGAGCAGAGCCTGCCGAACAACCTGCGCGATGCCCTGCGCGAGCTGGACGACAGCGAAGTCATGGCCCGCTACATCGACCCGAAATACATCGATATCTTCGTGGCCTGCAAAGAGAGCGAGCTGGAAGAGTTCGAACACTCGATCTCCGACCTCGAGTACAACTGGTACCTGCATACCGTGTAAGCGGCGCAGCCGGAAAACGACGCCACAGGCCGCAACGCCTGTGGCGTTTTTTTATGGCCGCCTTGCGGCGGATCGCGGGCAAGCCTCGCTCCTACAAGAGCAATTGCATACACCCCGGACCTCCTGTGGAAGCGAGCGGGCGGCGATCCGACTTGCCAGCGAAGGCGCCCTGGCAGACAACACCCAGCCCGCCTCGTACAATGCCGGCTGCCCCGCAGGAGACTCCCATGACACGCGTAGCCGCCCCCCGCAAACCCCGTGCACGCAGCCAGGCCCGGATCGACTCGATACTCGAGGCCGCCCGCACCCTGCTCGCCGCCGAGGGCGTGGCCAGCCTGTCGATCTACAGCGTCGCCGAACGCGCACAGATCCCGCCCTCCTCGGTCTATCACTTCTTCGCCAGCGTGCCCGCGCTGCTCGAAGCGCTGACCGCCGACGTCCATGCGGCGTTCCGCGCCTGCCTGCAGGAACCCATCGACCATGCAGCGCTGAACAGCTGGCACGACCTGTCGCGCCTGGTCGAGCAACGCATGCTCGCCATCTACAGCGCCGACGCCGCGGCCCGCCAGTTGATCCTCGCCCAGCATGGCCTCACCGAAGTCACCCAGGCCGATCGCCAGCACGACATCGAGCTGGGCGACCTGATGCGCAAGTTGTTCGACCGGCACTTCCAACTGCCGGCGCTGCCCGAGGAGGTCGATGTGTTCGCCCTGGCCATGGAGCTGGGCGACCGCGTCTATGCGCGCTCGGTACAGCAGCACGGGCAGATCACCGGACGCATGGCCGAGGAGGGCATGCGCGTATTCGACGCCTACCTGGGGCTGTACCTGCCGCCCTATCTGCCCAAGCGCGAGCTATCGCAGGCGGGCTGACGCCTAGCGCGAGCACGCTCGATCCCACCAGGGTTCGAGCCGCTCAAGCCCTGCCCCACAAAAAAGCCCCGAAGGGCTCGCGCCGTCCGGGGCCGGTTGTCGCGCACCGATCACAACTTGGCGATCGACACCTCGGTGGATTTCACGAAGGCGATCACCTCACTGCCGATCGCCAGTTCCAGCTCCCGGACCGAACGCGTGGTGATCACCGACGTGACGATGCCGGAGGCGGTTTGTACGTCGATTTCCGACAGCACGTCGCCTTCGACGATTTCCTTGATGGTGCCTTTGAACTGGTTACGAACGTTGATGGCTTTGATAGTCATGGTGTTGATTCCTGTCTGGGGTAAGGGTGTGAGGTTGCTTTACTGAGCCCAACGCAATTGCGTGGGCAAGGGTGAAACGGGTTCCGGCTCGGGCGGTGTCCCGGGCAGCGACAGCACGCGGTTGAGGACTTCGGCTTCCAGGGCGGCCAGTCGATGGGAGCCCCGCACCCGTGGGCGCGGCAGCTCCACCAGCAGGTCGAGACCGACCTCGCCCTCTTCGATCAGGATCACCCGGTCGGCCACTGCCACCGCTTCACTGACATCGTGGGTCACCAGCAGGACGGTGAAGCCATGCTGCTGCCACAGGCGCTCGATCAGTTGCTGCATTTCGATCCGGGTCAGGGCATCCAGCGCGCCCAGCGGCTCGTCCAGCAGCAACAGCCGCGGCTGATGAATCAGCGCCCGGGCCAGGGCCACGCGCTGTTTCTGGCCGCCGGACAGGGCCGCCGGCCACTCGTTGGCGCGATCGGCCAGACCCACCGCCTCGAGGGCTTCCAGGGCCTGGGCACGCCAGTCGCCCTTGAGGCCCAGGCCAACGTTGTCGATGACTTTCTTCCAGGGCAGCAGGCGCGCCTCCTGGAACATCAGCCGGGTGTCTTCGATCGCCTGGCTCAGCGGTGCGGCGCCGGCCAGCAGCTCGCCGGCGGTGGGCTGGTCGAGACCGGCCAGCAAGCGCAGCAAGGTGCTCTTGCCGCAGCCGCTGCGGCCGACCACCGCGACGAACTGCCCGGCCGGGATGTGCAGGTCGATCTCGCGCAGCACTTGGCGCGCACCGAAGGTCTTTTGCAGCTTGCGCACGACCAGCGGGATCCCGCGCAGCAGGCGTGGCGGTTGTTGAGCCGTCATTGCGCACCTCCCTTGGCCACTTGATAGGCCGGATGCCAGCGCAGCCAGGCACGTTCAAGGCCGCGCGCGACGAGGTCCGCCAGCTTGCCGAGCACGGCGTACATGACGATGGCCAGTACCACCACGTCGGTCTGCAGGAACTCCCGGGCGTTCATTGCCAGGTAGCCGATGCCGGAGCTGGCGGAGATGGTTTCCGCGACGATCAGCGTCAGCCACATGAAGCCCAGGGCGAAACGCACGCCCACCAGGATCGACGGCAAGGCGCCCGGCAGGATCACCTGGCGAAACAGGGCAAAGCCCGACAAGCCGTAGCTGCGCGCCATTTCCACCAGCGCCGGGTCGACATTGCGAATACCGTGATAGGTATTCAGGTAAATCGGGAACAACGTGCCCAGGGCCACCAGGAAAATCTTCGCCGACTCGTCGATGCCGAACCACAGGATCACCAGGGGAATCAGCGCCAGGTGCGGCACGTTGCGGATCATTTGCACGGAACTGTCCAGCAGGCGTTCGCCCCACTTCGACAGGCCGGTGATAAACCCCAGGGTCAGGCCGATGCCGCCACCGATCAGGAAGCCGATCGCCGCGCGCCAGCCACTGATGGCCAGGTGAGTCCAGATTTCGCCGCTGCGCACCAGTTCGACCCCGGCGGCAATCACCGCGCTGGGGGCCGGCAGGATCCGCGTCGACAGCCAGCCCGCCGAAACCGACAGCTGCCACACCGCCAGTAGCAGCAACGGCAGGGCCCAGGGCGCCAGGCGATGGAACAAGGTTTGTCTGTTCATGGCCGCGCCTCAGCTCTGGGACGCAGCTTTGGGGATGATGTCGTTGGCGACCATTTCGCCGAACGGGCTCACATAACCGGCGCCCTTGGGCTGTTCGGGCCGCTGGATATCCAGGTGCGGGAACAACAGCTCGGCCACCCGGTACGACTCCTCCAGGTGGGGATAGCCGGAGAAGATAAAGGTATCGATGCCCAGGTCCGCGTATTCCTTCATCCGCGCGGCCACGGTCGGGCCGTCGCCGACCAGCGCGGTGCCCGCGCCGCCACGTACCAGGCCGACGCCGGCCCAGAGGTTGGGGCTGACTTCCAGTTTGTCACGGCGCCCGCCATGCAGGGCCGCCATGCGCTGCTGGCCGACCGAGTCGAAACGCGCCAGGGAAGCCTGGGCACGGGCGATGGTGTCGTCGTCCAGGTGGGAGATCAGGCGTTCGGCCGCTTGCCAGGCCTCGGCGTTGGTTTCGCGCACGATCACGTGCAGGCGGATGCCGAAGCGCACGCTGCGTCCCTGCTTGGCAGCCTTGGCGCGCACCTGCTCGATTTTCTCGGCCACCGCGGCTGGCGGTTCGCCCCAGGTCAGGACCATGTCCACCTGCTCGGCGGCGAGGTCCTGGGCGGCTTCCGAGGAGCCGCCGAAGTACAGCGGCGGACGCGGTTGCTGGATCGGCGGATAGAGCAGCTTGGCGCCCTTCACGCTGATGTGCTGGCCGTCGTAGTCGACGGTCTCGCCCTCCAGCACACGCCGCCAGATGCGGGTGAACTCCACCGAGGCTTGATAACGCTCCTCGTGATCGAGAAACAGGCCATCGCCGGCCAGCTCGTCCGGGTCGCCACCGGTCACCAGGTTGAACAGCGCCCGGCCGCCGGACAGGCGATCCAGGGTCGCGGCCTGGCGTGCCGCCACTGTCGGGGAAATGATGCCGGGGCGCAGGGCGACGAGGAACTTCAGGCGCTGGGTCACCGGAATCAGCGATGCCGCCACCAGCCAGGAATCCTCGCAGGAACGCCCGGTGGGGATCAGCACGCCGCCGAAGCCGAGGCGGTCCGCTGCCTGGGCGATCTGCTGCAGGTAACCGTGATCGACGGCGCGAGCGCCTTCGGCGGTGCCAAGGTAATGGCCGTCGCCGTGGGTAGGCAGGAACCAGAAAATGTTGAGGCTCATGGAGTTGTCTCCTGAAGGAATCGGATTACGGCGCTTTGGCAACGGCGGCTGGAGGTGTCCAGATCACGTCCTTGATGCTCAGGGGCTTGGGAATCAGCTTGAGCTGGTGGAAGCTGTCGGCGATTTTCTGCTGCGCCGCGACCACTTCCGGGGTCAGGAACTGCGCGCCGTAGCCCTGGCGTTTCACCGAGGTCAGGGTGATGTCCGCCGGCAGGCCGAGCAGCGGCGCCACCTGTTGGGTCACCTCGTCCGGGTTGGCCTTGGACCACTCGCCCACCGCGCGCACTTCTTCCACCAGGGCCTTGATCACCTCGGGGTGCTGTTGCGCGTAGGGTTTGGTCGCCAGGTAAAACTGGTGGTTATCGACGATGCCGCTGCCGTCACGCAGGGTGCGGGCGTTCAGCTGCTTCTCGGCCGCGGCCTGGTAGGGGTCCCAGATCACCCAGGCGTCGACGCTGCCACGCTCGAAAGCGGCGCGGGCATCGGCGGGCGGCAGGAACACGGTCTGGATATCGCTGTACTTGAGGCCAGCGTCCTCGAGGGCGCGGACCAGCAGGTAATGCACGTTGGAGCCTTTGTTGAGGACGACCTTCTTGCCCTTGAGCTCGGCCACCGATTTGATCGGCGAATCCTTGGGCAACAGGATCGCTTCACTGGTGGGCGCCGGTGGCTCGTAGGCCACGTACACCAGGTCGGCACCGGCCGCCTGGGCAAACACTGGCGGGGTTTCGCCGGTGACGCCGAAGTCGATCGAACCGACGTTCAGGCCTTCCAGCAACTGCGGGCCGCCGGGGAACTCGGTCCATTGCACCTGCACCCCCTGCTCCGCCAGGCGCTTCTCCAGCGAGCCCTTGGCCTTGAGCAGCACCAGGGTGCCGTACTTCTGATAGCCGATACGCAGGGTCTCGGCCGCTTGGGCTTGAACGATGACGCCGAAGGACACAGCCGCAGCAAACAGAGCGACCAGACCACGACGCAAAATCACAGGGCGCATGGCGCTCTCCTTTTTGCTGTTGGGTATTGGCTGCACCTGCTTGCCCGTTGGCGGACCAGTAAGGTGAGTACTTCGAATTCGGGGTGAGGCTCAAATGCTCCAGCGAGCACTCAACAAACGGTCATTCAACAGATTCGGGTCCAGCGGCTTGGGACGCCGCGCCATGGCGCTGTGGAACTGCTCCAGGGCCTCGTGCAGGCGCTGTTCCAGCGCCGGCGCCAACTGCGCCTGGGCGCTGCCTTCGCCGTAGGCGATCTGGCTGTCCTCGGCGAAGATGCCCTGGAGCATCTCCTGGGCCTTCAGCGCCGACAGCACGGGCTTGAGCGCGTAGTCCACCGCCAGCATGTGGGCGATGCTGCCGCCCGTGGCCATCGGCAACACCACCTTGTGATTCAGGGCGCGCTCCGGCAGCAGGTCGAGCACGGTTTTCAACGCGCCGGAAAACGATGCCTTGTAGACCGGCGTGGCGATCAGCAATCCGTCGGCCTGCTCGATCTGTTGCAACAGATCGATCACCATCGGGCTGTCGAAGCGCGCATGGAGCAGATCCTCGGCCGGGAAATCCCGGACCTGGTAGTCGACCACTTCCACACCTTGTTGCTGCAACCAGCGTTTGGCACGTTCCAGCAGCACCCCGGAGCGGGAGCGTTGGCTGGGACTGCCACCGAGCGAGACGACCAGCATGCAGAGAGTTCCTTAACGGTAATGGGCGATTCGCGGTTTGCGATCTCGCTGAGCTGAGCAGACCTTAACAGCCTATTCATATATCCATAAATCTTATTTATTCATTTGTTTATTCTTTAAATGAATATAAGACCACGCTTTTCCCAGGCGAAAAAAAAGGCCGTCGAAACGGCCTGAAAACCCCTGCTTTATGGATACGGCTCTTGTAGGAGCGAGCGGGCGGCGATTCGACTTACCCGCGATAGGCACGACTCGATGTCGTGGTAGTCACGGATGACGCCATCGCGGGCAAGTTGGATCGCCACCCGCTCGCTCCTACGGTCTGTAGCGTTAACGATTCGGTTGTGGCGTCAGGCGCAGGTACGGCTTGACCGCGCGATAACCTTTGGGGAACCGCCGCTTGATTTCATCTTCGTCCTTGAGCGAAGGCACGATCACCACTTCGTCACCGTCCTGCCAGTTGGCCGGGGTGGCCACCTTGTAGTTGTCGGTGAGCTGCAGCGAGTCGATCACCCGCAGGATCTCGTGGAAGTTGCGCCCGGTACTGGCCGGATAGGTAATGGTCAGACGCACCTTCTTGTTCGGGTCGATGACGAACAGCGAGCGCACGGTCAGCGTGTCGTTGGCATTCGGGTGGATCAGGTCGTAAAGGTCGGAAACCTTGCGGTCGGCATCGGCCAGGATCGGGAAGTTGACCAGGGTGTTCTGGGTTTCGTTGATGTCCTCAATCCACTTGTGGTGCGAGTCCACCGGGTCCACCGAGAGGGCAATGGCTTTCACACCGCGCTGGGCGAATTCGTCCTTGAGCTTGGCGGTGAACCCCAGCTCCGTGGTGCACACCGGGGTAAAGTCCGCCGGATGGGAAAACAGCACGCCCCAGCTGTCGCCGAGCCACTCGTGGAAACGAATCTTGCCGGCACTGGAATCCTGTTCGAAGTCGGGGGCGATGTCGCCCAGTCTGAGGCTCATGGTGCTGCTCCTGTGAGTGCGTTATGAGCCCTACTCTGCCTGTGCCGACGAATATTTAAAAAGAATAAATGTCGATTTATCTAGATCGAAAGGGAATATTAAAAATCTCTTCACTGGA
This portion of the Pseudomonas sp. MRSN 12121 genome encodes:
- the ssuE gene encoding NADPH-dependent FMN reductase, whose product is MLVVSLGGSPSQRSRSGVLLERAKRWLQQQGVEVVDYQVRDFPAEDLLHARFDSPMVIDLLQQIEQADGLLIATPVYKASFSGALKTVLDLLPERALNHKVVLPMATGGSIAHMLAVDYALKPVLSALKAQEMLQGIFAEDSQIAYGEGSAQAQLAPALEQRLHEALEQFHSAMARRPKPLDPNLLNDRLLSARWSI
- a CDS encoding glutamine synthetase family protein; its protein translation is MSVPPRAVQLNEANAFLKEHPEVLYVDLLIADMNGVVRGKRIERTSLHKVYEKGINLPASLFALDINGSTVESTGLGLDIGDADRICYPIPDTLSNEPWQKRPTAQLLMTMHELEGEPFFADPREVLRQVVAKFDELGLTICAAFELEFYLIDQENVNGRPQPPRSPISGKRPHSTQVYLIDDLDEYVDCLQDILEGAKEQGIPADAIVKESAPAQFEVNLHHVADPIKACDYAVLLKRLIKNIAYDHEMDTTFMAKPYPGQAGNGLHVHISVLDKDGKNIFASEDPEQNAALRHAIGGVLETLPAQMAFLCPNVNSYRRFGAQFYVPNSPSWGLDNRTVALRVPTGSADAVRLEHRVAGADANPYLLMASVLAGVHHGLTNKVEPPPPTEGNSYEQNEQSLPNNLRDALRELDDSEVMARYIDPKYIDIFVACKESELEEFEHSISDLEYNWYLHTV
- a CDS encoding TetR/AcrR family transcriptional regulator, with protein sequence MTRVAAPRKPRARSQARIDSILEAARTLLAAEGVASLSIYSVAERAQIPPSSVYHFFASVPALLEALTADVHAAFRACLQEPIDHAALNSWHDLSRLVEQRMLAIYSADAAARQLILAQHGLTEVTQADRQHDIELGDLMRKLFDRHFQLPALPEEVDVFALAMELGDRVYARSVQQHGQITGRMAEEGMRVFDAYLGLYLPPYLPKRELSQAG
- the ssuD gene encoding FMNH2-dependent alkanesulfonate monooxygenase, which produces MSLNIFWFLPTHGDGHYLGTAEGARAVDHGYLQQIAQAADRLGFGGVLIPTGRSCEDSWLVAASLIPVTQRLKFLVALRPGIISPTVAARQAATLDRLSGGRALFNLVTGGDPDELAGDGLFLDHEERYQASVEFTRIWRRVLEGETVDYDGQHISVKGAKLLYPPIQQPRPPLYFGGSSEAAQDLAAEQVDMVLTWGEPPAAVAEKIEQVRAKAAKQGRSVRFGIRLHVIVRETNAEAWQAAERLISHLDDDTIARAQASLARFDSVGQQRMAALHGGRRDKLEVSPNLWAGVGLVRGGAGTALVGDGPTVAARMKEYADLGIDTFIFSGYPHLEESYRVAELLFPHLDIQRPEQPKGAGYVSPFGEMVANDIIPKAASQS
- a CDS encoding peroxiredoxin, with translation MSLRLGDIAPDFEQDSSAGKIRFHEWLGDSWGVLFSHPADFTPVCTTELGFTAKLKDEFAQRGVKAIALSVDPVDSHHKWIEDINETQNTLVNFPILADADRKVSDLYDLIHPNANDTLTVRSLFVIDPNKKVRLTITYPASTGRNFHEILRVIDSLQLTDNYKVATPANWQDGDEVVIVPSLKDEDEIKRRFPKGYRAVKPYLRLTPQPNR
- a CDS encoding molybdopterin-binding protein, which translates into the protein MTIKAINVRNQFKGTIKEIVEGDVLSEIDVQTASGIVTSVITTRSVRELELAIGSEVIAFVKSTEVSIAKL
- the ssuB gene encoding aliphatic sulfonates ABC transporter ATP-binding protein; its protein translation is MTAQQPPRLLRGIPLVVRKLQKTFGARQVLREIDLHIPAGQFVAVVGRSGCGKSTLLRLLAGLDQPTAGELLAGAAPLSQAIEDTRLMFQEARLLPWKKVIDNVGLGLKGDWRAQALEALEAVGLADRANEWPAALSGGQKQRVALARALIHQPRLLLLDEPLGALDALTRIEMQQLIERLWQQHGFTVLLVTHDVSEAVAVADRVILIEEGEVGLDLLVELPRPRVRGSHRLAALEAEVLNRVLSLPGTPPEPEPVSPLPTQLRWAQ
- the ssuC gene encoding aliphatic sulfonate ABC transporter permease SsuC, whose amino-acid sequence is MNRQTLFHRLAPWALPLLLLAVWQLSVSAGWLSTRILPAPSAVIAAGVELVRSGEIWTHLAISGWRAAIGFLIGGGIGLTLGFITGLSKWGERLLDSSVQMIRNVPHLALIPLVILWFGIDESAKIFLVALGTLFPIYLNTYHGIRNVDPALVEMARSYGLSGFALFRQVILPGALPSILVGVRFALGFMWLTLIVAETISASSGIGYLAMNAREFLQTDVVVLAIVMYAVLGKLADLVARGLERAWLRWHPAYQVAKGGAQ
- a CDS encoding sulfonate ABC transporter substrate-binding protein; its protein translation is MRPVILRRGLVALFAAAVSFGVIVQAQAAETLRIGYQKYGTLVLLKAKGSLEKRLAEQGVQVQWTEFPGGPQLLEGLNVGSIDFGVTGETPPVFAQAAGADLVYVAYEPPAPTSEAILLPKDSPIKSVAELKGKKVVLNKGSNVHYLLVRALEDAGLKYSDIQTVFLPPADARAAFERGSVDAWVIWDPYQAAAEKQLNARTLRDGSGIVDNHQFYLATKPYAQQHPEVIKALVEEVRAVGEWSKANPDEVTQQVAPLLGLPADITLTSVKRQGYGAQFLTPEVVAAQQKIADSFHQLKLIPKPLSIKDVIWTPPAAVAKAP